The Populus alba chromosome 6, ASM523922v2, whole genome shotgun sequence genomic interval TAGCTATAACTCATGAAAGAAGTTGGGGGTTGCCTTGTTCTGccaatttatttatgaaaaatgtgCTGCTATCTTAGCAATAGTGTGAAGCAGTACTGCTTAATATATGCGTGTGGACATCTAGTAGTTAATGATTTATGCAGCTGGCTCTTACTGGTCAATTGTGAGACATGATTGTTAACGTGGAacttcttagatttttttgaagCACAGCAATATCGTTGTCGATTTTCTTATGATTACTCTATCCttgtaacataattttttatgcaagaaaagaACCCTTGTTGGTTTTTTGGTGGAAACTCTAAACATGGTTCTTGCAATTCCCTGTCTTTTGTTTTATAGTTATGATATCCTACATTTgatttcttgttaatttctttttgtgcGCACAATGCAGCTTATTTCCTGGAGGCATATCGCCCAGTGAGGAAGGGTGATCTCTTCCTTGTAAGAGGGGGAATGAGGAGTGTGGAGTTCAAAGTTATTGAAACTGATCCACCGGAGTACTGTGTGGTTGCTCCAGACACTGAGATCTTCTGTGAGGGAGAGCCTGTGAGAAGGGAGGATGAGAATAGATTAGATGAAGTTGGTTATGATGATGTTGGTGGTGTTAGAAAACAAATGGCTCAGATTCGGGAGTTAGTGGAGCTTCCATTGAGACACCCACAACTATTCAAATCAATTGGTGTGAAACCACCGAAAGGTATTCTGCTGTATGGACCTCCTGGTTCTGGGAAGACTCTTATTGCCCGAGCAGTTGCTAATGAAACTGGTGCTTTCTTCTTCTGTATTAATGGACCTGAAATCATGTCAAAATTGGCTGGAGAGAGTGAGAGCAATCTCAGAAAAGCATTCGAGGAAGCAGAGAAGAATGCACCTTCGATTATATTTATCGACGAAATTGATTCGATTGCTCCAAAGCGAGAGAAGACAAACGGAGAGGTTGAGAGGAGGATTGTATCCCAGCTCTTGACACTCATGGATGGACTAAAATCCCGGGCACATGTTATTGTCATGGGGGCTACAAATCGACCCAATAGCATTGACCCTGCTCTGAGGAGGTTTGGAAGATTTGATAGGGAAATCGATATCGGTGTTCCAGATGAAGTTGGGCGCCTTGAGGTTCTTCGTATTCATACTAAGAACATGAGGCTTGCTGAAGATGTAAGTAACAAACACAGTAACTGAATTTCACacatttcttttctgttttgctgctccttttatttaatttaaattctttgtTTGTATGCAGGTTGATTTGGAAAGAATTGCCAAGGATACCCATGGTTATGTTGGTGCTGATTTAGCAGCCCTTTGCACTGAGGCTGCACTTCAATGCATCAGAGAAAAGATGGATGTGATTGATTTGGAAGATGAGACAATAGATGCTGAGATACTCAACTCCATGGCAGTGACTGACGAACACTTCAAGACTGCTCTTGGAACAAGCAACCCATCTGCTTTGCGTGAAACAGTAAGTCTTGACCCTTAGTTGTTTGTTGTGGGcgtcttttgtttttatgactCTGACTAACAATTTATGATCAGGTTGTTGAAGTTCCTAATGTTAGTTGGGAAGATATTGGTGGTCTCGAGACTGTTAAGAGAGAGCTGCAGGAGGTAATTGCTGTTTTTCTAAAgtgttttatttgtatttgtaaaTGTTATCTGTTTTCTATTTGAATCTTAATGTAACCATTGCACTGTCTTATTTAGACTGTTCAATATCCAGTGGAGCACCCAGAGAAATTTGAGAAGTTTGGAATGTCACCATCAAAGGGAGTTCTGTTCTACGGTCCTCCTGGATGTGGGAAAACCCTTCTGGCTAAAGCTATTGCCAATGAATGCCAGGCAAACTTCATCAGTGTCAAGGGTCCTGAATTGCTTACAATGTGGTTTGGTGAGAGTGAAGCCAATGTACGAGAAATTTTTGACAAAGCTCGCCAATCTGCTCCTTGTGTCTTGTTCTTTGATGAACTTGACTCAATTGCAACTCAGGTTCATTCACTTCTCTAGAGTGTGTATgaatttttcccttttctagATCAAGGTGCTCATATGGCGAGTTACAACTATTCAGTGATTCTAGTCGTTAGAGATGTCAATCATTATGGATGTGTTGTTTCATTAGGGATGTGTGTATGATTCAAGGTTAATCCAACAAGTCAGATGTATATTTTTTCGCTTCTTGCTTACGCTGTGCCATGTCACGCTTGCAGAGAGGAAGCAGTGTGGGAGATGCGGGGGGTGCTGCTGATAGAGTTTTGAACCAGCTTCTGACAGAGATGGATGGCATGTCTGCAAAGAAAACTGTTTTCATAATTGGGGCAACTAACAGACCTGACATCATAGACCCTGCCCTATTGCGTCCAGGGCGTCTTGATCAGTTGATCTATATCCCTCTTCCCGATGAGGAGTCTCGATTTCAAATTTACAAATCTTGCTTGAGGAAATCACCAGTCTCTAAAGATGTTGACCTCAGAGCACTTGCCAAGTATACACAGGGTTTCAGTGGTGCTGATATTACAGAAATATGCCAGCGTGCCTGCAAATATGCCATAAGAGAGAACATTGAGAAAGTATGCTTCAGATTtgtttactactactactactattctCTTATCATGTTTTAGCTACCTGTCCTGTTACACTGAGATATTTTTGGGATCTGTATCTTGTAGGATATCGAGAGGGAGAGGAGGCGAAGCGAGAACCCTGAGGCTATGGAGGAAGATGTTGAGGATGAGGTGGCAGAGATCACGGCATCACATTTTGAGGAATCCATGAAATATGCCCGTCGGAGTGTCAGTGATGCTGACATCCGCAAGTATCAGGCGTTTGCTCAAACACTGCAACAGTCAAGAGGGTTTGGATCTGAATTCAGGTTTGCTGAAGCTAGCGCCGGGGCAACTGGATCCGATCCGTTTGCAGCTTCTGCTGGCGGGGCTGATGAAGATGACCTATATAGCTAAGTTATCTTAAAATTGTATGTCTTGTAGATTTGGGCCCTAATATGTGTATTAGGTTAAATCGATGTATGTTTACTTAAAGTTCGTTcggatttttttattgggtccaAGTTGGCCTTGTGCCTCGGTCAATTGAAGATTTCTTTTCGGCCCTTTCAAGtaaaatgaactttttatcttgttttgtaAGATTATAATTGGCAAGCATCTGAAATTAAATTTACATCTCAATGGCAAattaattttccaatttatCTTAAAGATTATCGTGCTATTTACAGCTCGGAAGTTTATGAACATTGAACCATGTTATCTACTCGTAAGCTCCTAAGTTATGCGATTTGTCTTTAGAAGTAATGTCTATTGTGTACTAAActtcaaattttcaattttctgatcaaaatatttctctactttttaaatactaaattatgtaaaataatGTTTAGGGCAGGTCCTCACCAATTCGCAACCCAATAATTTGAAAGAGTAACCATTTGAAATATGCCACCAGTGACTGTTCTTTCATTTCCAGGGCCGAAGGGTCTTGATCCCGTTGAAAATGTTCCTCCATTTGCCAGCTTCTTCGCTTCACAATTTACCGCCCAAACTTTTCTTCTGTAACATTTATGTTTGTTGGGTTTATCTagtacaaataaataaagaaaatatccaTGTATGTAGTTTATATTAAAGTTTGAAGTTGTTACATCCTTCGTTCTTTGCACTTTAATTatagaggagagaaaaaaaaaaatgagttttgggTTACTATAAGATTTTTGATGAATGTGACAccttgtaaaatattattttctcataatgaatttctttaattgtttgtttGTGAAGTAGACTTAAGTTGCTGAACCACATAAATTTCGTGTGTGcttttgtttgattgattgCGCTTGTTCTTTTATATTTCTCTACTTGCTAAATGGTTTGAGATTTAGAGCTATTTCCGCTAAAGTGTTACATTGCTAATTATATACGAGATtcctattatatttttatggtcTGCTTAGTTGTAGATGACAAATATTTATAGACATCACATTACATGAAAtactatcaaattattttttgtttgtaaaaaacaaatgaggaTAATGTTTGTCAATAATTACCTTGATGTCTCAATTAAGCCAACTCATATTGTATAGTTTAGAGTGTTTTTCTATCATGAGCTTATGTCTCAACTAAGCCAACTTTTTTACTGCCTTAGTCGACACCACATTCTTATAATTATCACTGTCAATGATCAAATTACATATCTTGTCTTTGATGGTACAAGGTGAATGGAAAATATTGGTGCATAGCCATTCGAATCAACCGTAAGAGCAAGTAAGGTCTTTTGGATTACTAAAGTAACACCGCCATTACCTTGCAAAACCTCTTTACTACCACTTGAATCATCATAAGCTGGATCACTTACcttctcattagttttttccacTACTATATATTTACTTGGACGACTTTAACTTATGACACTTAAAAATTTTATGCCTCATTCACTACATCCGAaacatcaatatttaaaaacaaatccataACAAGAACCCTAACTTGTGGTTTGTTCAGTTATTGATTTAAgttgaataaataatttttattaggtaAGTGTGTGCCCCTCTATTATCCTAGTTGGATTAAAATTCGCTTTTGTTAGTTACCATAAAAACCTCTTGTTTCTTCATAATTAAAGCCCTCTGATAGGCTTTTAAAATTGTCCACAAAGATTGTAAGCATTGCATGTCCTGGATAGATTGCTATAATCCACATAGGTACTTGGAAATCCATTGCTCTTCCATTCTTGATAAATCATTTCTAGCCATTAGTTTGTAGAAATTATCAGTGTACTCATTAATTCCACCTTATCTCAATATATAGAGTTGCTAGTACAAAGTCTAAGTATActtcaacataaattttttttcatcttctttccAACTTTTTTAATCACTTTATCTACCTTGTCCTTCCCGAGACCTCTTCAATTGCTCTTACCAAGCAAAAGCTCACCCCTTCAATTGCTTCTACCAAGCAGAAGCTCGCCCCTTCAATGTGATGATGATTAGCTTCACCCTCATTTGCTCTAGAAATTCCATGTACTTGAAAACCCTCTCTACATGAAAACCCTCTCTACTTCattcaattaatcaataaaatcctCTTCTTACAAGGTTTTTATAAACTTAATGAGCTTTATCCAAAACCCTAAATCTCCATGATATTTATCCCGATTAAGAGGATATTCCTTCTACTCTTACatatgaaacatttttttaaagatgaccATAGATCCATGATCACACTTATCATGATCCTTAAGGTTCCTCATTGTCGCAATTTGAAGGGTTAATTATGTAATGTTTCTTTGTATACCTTTTATCACTGGTTTTTAAACATTTATCTTTTAAGGAATAAGCTCTTCCTCCCCTCATACATGAATAAATTTTGTTATGCTATCTCTTCTAACCATGATTATTTAACAATGTATAACAATTAACCATCACAACTCGTTGAGTTTTGATATCAATTGACATATATAGAAACCACACAAGAAAGACAATAAGAACAAGCAACACATAGTTTTGCTAAATAAAACCACCACACAAaaactttaattcaaaattttattactagATATTTTATCTTCAAGTACTATTTCTCTTTAagagttttgcaaatttttaagaataaatcatccgattagaaccttctttgtgtgtggtttccagttgattaataaaaagagtttatgctatacttatttctaatactattagtggatcctctaaccttgacaattgcctttatttttgattaatactcacatcaatatcacatctcaaaagttctcttcaactccttttcatttgttgtttataattttatatagttcaccttccTGTGGTTCGACTctagtcttgccgggttatttattacttcgacactcccgCACCtaggataagacatcaatattttgatcGTGTCAACATACAAAAATTTTAGGCACATCTCAATTTTTTGATATCCAAGGCCAAGAGGTTTCATCATGGGTTTTACAAcataaaagttctctttcagcctattttcttaagataaaatgtttttttttcccatttgatTATGTTATCATAACCGCCTCACTCATACCATTATTAGACTTGATGTTAAACACATGTGCAATgttttttgtatatttgattatgttatcaaacaataatgttttttttttcataaaaagaaaatatcaagaaaaaaaaaaacatatctttaagtaaaatgttttttttttctatttgattatgCTATCATAACCAACATCACTCATACCATAATCAGATTTGATGTTAAACCCTCATGCAATGATTGTCATAATTTCCCATAATGGTTTATCAAAAATTttagaagttttaaaaaacttatttgcaTCTATATTTGGTTCTTGATTTACACATGAAACTTCACTTGACTAACAATGATTAATTATCATTGCATCCATTACCATACTCttatgatgattatttttgccATCTACAACTTCATGTTTGTTGCTAAAACTAGATGTTGAGCCAACATTTCTTTCTAACATGGtcttataagaaataaaaagtttttcgTGTGCAAAAATTAACACAAGTCTTTCTCAATGAACCATTTTCTTAGGAGATGCATCATCATAATATCTGATTGGTGgaactttttgtttttacactTCAAACATGGAGATCTAATTGTGCCCCCACTAATATTATTTGGATTTAAAAGAGAAAgattaataaaaccctaaactccTTTACAATAACCTTCCCTATACAACCTTTGATAAGAATCTtgttacattaaaaaaagataatccaATACTTAGGAAACCTATATAgaataatgatgaaaatatttcataattatgtaacaatcaattcaaaattcaatttcgGTAATTAAAAGTGAATTCACAATATAAtaaccaattatttttgttgcaaaaaaaaatgtaatgataTGTAAAaatgttaactaaataaatccaATTAACAACAATTAATCGGTACCAACTAATTATCCatcatttaattcaattcaaacttattcaatctaaaTTAATGCTATTTAATTCTTATCAATTccacaaaaaatcaatttccctaaaattttcaacataaaaataaaattgataaaatgtgATTGTCACCCATTAAATAACCTGTCATTTCTTTCATTATAACACACTTAAGTTacataatcaaattcaaaatcaatttcatcaaattacaaacaaactTAAATTTTCCCAAATTACAAACAAACCTTAACATATAAATCAAACTTTAATTCTATATGAAAAGGTTGTAAAACACTGAAATAGACTAGCAAactacactaaaaaaatattaatgcatTATCTTTAAAACATAACTTGGTAGGTTTGCTTACTTGGTGTAgggaatatttagaaaaaaaaaatagtaccaACACAATAATGCTGACACTATAGAGTGTTGATTGGCTGAATTTGTGATGATTAGGCCTAGATTTGGAGGAAAATACGTGGGAGGGGCTACTATTTTGATTTAcagttaaaaggaaaaagaaagaaggagaagaagaaggggagaATGAGGTTGATATTgattataacattttttaatttgttgatggaATTTATGATGAAATTTTACGATGAAAAATACAGTGGTCAATTCGTagacaaataatgacatttcattttaatgataaactatttcataatttttaataatttttattttattggtgatTCCTTTGGTAATGAccgaaaaaacatatttcatcgTTAATTATGTTGTAAATTTCcaactaaaatattttgttgttattataatCGAAAGTTACCAATGGAAAATATTCCATTgctatttgatatttttctagtaGTGATTCCTTTACACATAGTGGCTTGTGgcctttaaagcaaaaaaaaaaaaaaaaaaacaaatatcattaaGGTAGAATGGAAGTCcattaataaactaaagatatcatggttttttaatttttgaaatccGCAATCTATCACTTCCAAACTcgagtttgtttttgttttatagcatgattaataaattttttttcataaagtaACAAAGTGAAGAAAATTTTTAGGGATATAACATAGTTTCACAAATCCTTGATGGCAACTACAACACGCAAGTCACAATTTTCATCCGCAACTCATATTTCACATATGCCATTAGCAACTCATACTTTGTAGATGGAATTTACAACATATGAGTCACAGATAACATCTATGACTTCATTCGAATTTTATACCCAAATACCTTTTTCcttattcttttcttctctctctccccccctctCACCATCGTTATCAACCTTCCTCTCTCTTCCCCACCATGAAACACACCCACAACAACATGAGATcacctatctctctctctctctctctctctctctctaccttGAATCATTCGTTTCTCAGCCAAAACAACCATCACCGGTCACCATCACCACccatattttacattttaaagtATATTGAACACTTTTCCTTTATCAATTTGATGTAATTTATGCTAATgtgtgttaatttaattttatagaatGCTAAGGTTTCGAATTAGGGATTATAGTAATTAGACGTGATTTgagttgataattatttttatttttttgtaaaataatcaaGGATTTTGGGTTGTTGTTGATTgtgaattaacaaaattattttgaaagagttggtgtTGATTTagatatgaaattattttaaattatggatTATACTGaattacatataaataaaaaatattaactatgaaatacatgaatttgattgataattttgttatggTAGCGGGATTTAATGAATATAGGTGCTCAACgattaatttgatgaatttcGGTTTTAGCCAATTATATTATCATTATGGTTTTGTTGATAAATCATGAACTTTGATTAACCCTAAGATAGTAATAAACTAGACaacaaatgttatttttttgtatttgttttgaattatgtaaacttcaattattgtttttaatttaactaattgAATGTTCAATTGTATTGCAaaagctaataattttttatacaagacATCGAGGGAGACATGGTTTGGACTAGAGGTGGTTCAACTGCCTCTAGAAGTGTCGACAGGCAGGACCACCTTATTGTTAAGGCAGGTCCTAATGATAGGTCAGT includes:
- the LOC118048320 gene encoding cell division cycle protein 48 homolog; this translates as MSNQAESSDSKGTKRDFSTAILERKKAPNRLVVDEAVNDDNSVVSLHPETMEKLQLFRGDTILIKGKKRKDTICIALADDSCDEPKIRMNKVVRSNLRVRLGDVVSVHQCPDVKYGKRVHILPIDDTIEGVTGNLFDAYLKPYFLEAYRPVRKGDLFLVRGGMRSVEFKVIETDPPEYCVVAPDTEIFCEGEPVRREDENRLDEVGYDDVGGVRKQMAQIRELVELPLRHPQLFKSIGVKPPKGILLYGPPGSGKTLIARAVANETGAFFFCINGPEIMSKLAGESESNLRKAFEEAEKNAPSIIFIDEIDSIAPKREKTNGEVERRIVSQLLTLMDGLKSRAHVIVMGATNRPNSIDPALRRFGRFDREIDIGVPDEVGRLEVLRIHTKNMRLAEDVDLERIAKDTHGYVGADLAALCTEAALQCIREKMDVIDLEDETIDAEILNSMAVTDEHFKTALGTSNPSALRETVVEVPNVSWEDIGGLETVKRELQETVQYPVEHPEKFEKFGMSPSKGVLFYGPPGCGKTLLAKAIANECQANFISVKGPELLTMWFGESEANVREIFDKARQSAPCVLFFDELDSIATQRGSSVGDAGGAADRVLNQLLTEMDGMSAKKTVFIIGATNRPDIIDPALLRPGRLDQLIYIPLPDEESRFQIYKSCLRKSPVSKDVDLRALAKYTQGFSGADITEICQRACKYAIRENIEKDIERERRRSENPEAMEEDVEDEVAEITASHFEESMKYARRSVSDADIRKYQAFAQTLQQSRGFGSEFRFAEASAGATGSDPFAASAGGADEDDLYS